A single window of Deltaproteobacteria bacterium HGW-Deltaproteobacteria-18 DNA harbors:
- the hypB gene encoding hydrogenase accessory protein HypB: MKVDVVRNILEANDVVAAELNAQLSARGILTLNLMSSPGSGKTSLLERTLTDLKDEFNMAVIEGDCQTENDARRVAATGARAVQINTAGGCHLDSSMVRDAAEKLGVDGVDILVVENVGNLVCPAEFSVGEDYKVTILSVTEGDDKPEKYPFIFAESKVMILNKIDLLPYVNFDVKRASGFARSINKDIEIFALSATTGEGMDAWYDWLRRERAKKKK; this comes from the coding sequence ATGAAAGTCGATGTGGTACGCAATATTCTCGAGGCCAATGACGTAGTCGCGGCTGAACTCAACGCCCAGCTCAGCGCCCGCGGCATCCTGACCCTCAACCTGATGAGTTCGCCGGGTTCGGGCAAGACGTCCCTTCTGGAAAGGACGCTGACCGATCTGAAGGACGAGTTCAACATGGCCGTCATCGAAGGCGACTGCCAGACCGAGAACGACGCCCGCCGCGTGGCCGCCACAGGGGCCCGCGCCGTACAGATCAACACCGCCGGCGGCTGCCATCTCGACAGCTCCATGGTTCGCGACGCCGCTGAGAAACTCGGCGTGGACGGCGTCGACATTCTCGTCGTCGAAAACGTGGGCAACCTGGTCTGTCCTGCGGAATTCAGCGTCGGCGAAGACTACAAGGTCACCATCCTGAGCGTGACCGAAGGCGACGACAAGCCTGAAAAATATCCGTTCATCTTCGCCGAATCCAAGGTCATGATCCTGAACAAGATCGACCTGCTGCCCTACGTCAACTTCGACGTGAAACGCGCCAGCGGCTTTGCCCGCTCCATCAACAAGGACATCGAGATCTTCGCCCTCTCAGCCACCACCGGCGAAGGCATGGATGCCTGGTACGACTGGCTGCGCCGCGAACGGGCCAAGAAGAAAAAGTAA